One genomic segment of Danio aesculapii chromosome 15, fDanAes4.1, whole genome shotgun sequence includes these proteins:
- the mrps22 gene encoding 28S ribosomal protein S22, mitochondrial: MAALSVTRCLVRSYFCVKSAHKNVQTCLQTTTRVFSVSASRSSSESVLKAQFTDKEVQDILTKITGLNLDKVFRPLIQQLTPPKYKLLTDTELEEAVHKAEEQAKHLLEMPPILPERKPIDDVLAEDQMLEGMDTAKYVFTDINFNIPHRERFIVVREPSGTLRKASWNERDRIIQIYFPKEGRKVTAPPVFKEENLRVVFEQERHEDVLNHCVVQFEPDSAEFNKVFILTYEDIEKHGKYDLLRSTRFFGGLAWHMVNERRIDGLLVDMLQRDLMQDAVKLVRLFNLVHPQSESAQHAQGQQAADLDLLKIYAQYESSRAGFIELAVQTYEQTKALGSI; encoded by the exons ATGGCTGCGCTCAGTGTTACGAGGTGTTTAGTACGGTCTTACTTTTGCGTTAAATCCGCTCATAAAAATGTGCAAACTTGTTTGCAGACAACTACACGAGTCTTCAGTGTGTCAGCATCACGCAGTA GCTCTGAGAGTGTACTGAAAGCTCAGTTCACAGATAAAGAGGTTCAAGATATTCTGACCAAAATCACTGGTCTCAACCTGGATAAAGTATTTCGACCCTTAATCCAGCAGCTAACACCACCTAAATACAAGCTTTTGACAGACACTGAATTAGAGGAG GCAGTTCATAAGGCAGAGGAACAagcaaaacatttgctggaaatgCCACCCATTCTGCCAGAGAGGAAGCCTATAGACGATGTCCTGGCTGAAGATCAAATGCTGGAGGGCATGGACACTGCTAAATATGTCTTCACTGACATAAACTTTAACATCCCACATAGA GAAAGGTTCATAGTTGTGAGAGAGCCCAGTGGAACTCTGAGGAAAGCATCATGGAATGAAAGAGATAGGATAATCCAAATTTATTTTCCTAAAGAGGGTCGCAAGGTCACAGCACCACCTGTCTTTAAAGAAGAAAACCTCAGG GTGGTTTTTGAACAGGAAAGACATGAGGATGTGCTGAACCATTGTGTTGTCCAATTTGAGCCAGACTCTGCAGAATTTAACaaa GTGTTTATACTGACCTATGAAGACATTGAAAAGCATGGCAAATACGATCTACTCAGATCCACACGGTTCTTTGGTGGTTTGGCCTGGCATATGGTTAATGAACGCCGAATTGATGGCCTTCTTGTGGATATGTTGCAGCGAGACCT AATGCAGGATGCGGTGAAGTTGGTGCGTCTTTTTAATTTAGTACATCCTCAGAGTGAGTCTGCGCAGCATGCTCAAGGACAACAAGCCGCTGACCTGGACCTTCTAAAG ATCTATGCCCAGTATGAGTCAAGTAGAGCTGGATTCATTGAGCTGGCTGTGCAGACCTATGAGCAGACTAAAGCACTGGGCTCTATTTGA